A single Methanolobus sp. ZRKC5 DNA region contains:
- a CDS encoding UbiA family prenyltransferase produces the protein MSLVRFENALFGALTIFLSGILSSDISGHIFEYGLASISVVFLGMGFFAVNDYFDFEIDRANCRTDRPIAQGKIKRKTALYVGVASLILSFLVSLGLNQIVSLLLIFNAVLFFAYSYYLKKIFLVKNIIMAYGFLSMILVGTLVSDYVIEALIFYYAIMGFIVGLAFEIMIDIRDMEGDREFGVQTLPLRTSSGFAASVFVILYVLVMILDPLPYFVNIDSLLYHDFFFLILIMIPVIFYIFISKSLLRDMSKSNVGRLRERTINVMQLGSLAYLFGYLL, from the coding sequence TTGAGTTTGGTCCGATTTGAAAATGCATTGTTTGGTGCCCTTACTATATTCTTATCAGGAATTTTATCATCTGATATCTCAGGACATATTTTTGAATATGGTCTAGCATCAATATCTGTTGTTTTTCTTGGTATGGGTTTCTTTGCTGTAAATGATTACTTCGATTTTGAGATTGACAGGGCAAACTGTAGGACTGACAGGCCTATTGCACAGGGTAAAATAAAGAGAAAAACTGCTCTATATGTGGGTGTGGCAAGTCTCATTCTTTCTTTTTTAGTGTCCCTGGGGCTTAATCAAATTGTTTCTTTACTATTGATCTTCAATGCAGTTCTTTTTTTTGCTTATAGTTATTATTTGAAAAAGATATTTTTAGTCAAAAATATCATAATGGCCTACGGTTTTCTTTCCATGATCCTTGTTGGAACGCTAGTATCAGACTATGTAATAGAGGCATTGATTTTCTACTATGCAATAATGGGTTTCATCGTTGGACTGGCTTTTGAGATAATGATTGACATCAGGGATATGGAAGGTGACAGGGAATTTGGTGTACAAACCCTTCCATTGAGGACGTCATCAGGATTTGCAGCTTCAGTTTTTGTTATCCTGTATGTATTGGTTATGATACTCGACCCACTTCCGTATTTTGTGAATATAGATTCTCTTCTTTATCATGACTTTTTCTTCCTGATTTTGATTATGATTCCTGTGATCTTCTACATCTTTATTTCAAAATCCCTTCTTAGGGACATGTCAAAAAGTAATGTTGGAAGGTTAAGAGAAAGAACTATCAATGTGATGCAGCTTGGTTCACTTGCATATCTGTTTGGCTATCTTTTGTAA
- a CDS encoding sodium-dependent transporter, protein MTKEKKANEEREQLASRIGFLLLSAGCAIGLGNIWRFPYITGKYGGAAFVLIYLAFLVLLGFPILLMEYSIGRAGKLNIAGAMRKLEPAGSKWHIFGYMGIIGNVLLVMFYTTVAGWGLAYIYYSLTGSFSGLEPQEVGNFFVTFLSNTLEIVFLMALVVFIGFWVCSKGLQNGAEKVSKNLMAGMILILLILVFKSVTLPGASAGIDFYLKPDFSLIGREAVYAAMGQAFFTLSAGAGGMAIFGSYIGKERSLVGESINVVALDTSIALLAGLVIFPAAFAFGIDAGSGPELIFMTLPNIFNQMVGGLIWGVLFFVFLSFAAMSTVIAIFENIMAFTIDEWGWTRKKAAFVNAIGIFILSLPCALSFGPLSSIQPFGPGSGILDLEDFIFSNNILPIGALSIVMFCTLKIGWGWNNFIEEANTGMGKKIPEWVSPYARYILPIVVLIILVQGWLNLFK, encoded by the coding sequence ATGACAAAAGAAAAAAAAGCCAACGAAGAAAGAGAGCAACTGGCCAGCAGAATAGGATTTCTGTTATTATCAGCAGGATGTGCCATCGGTCTTGGCAACATATGGCGCTTTCCATATATTACAGGGAAATATGGAGGAGCTGCTTTTGTCCTTATTTACCTTGCGTTTCTCGTTCTGCTGGGATTTCCCATTCTGCTTATGGAATATTCCATAGGTAGAGCAGGGAAACTGAACATTGCAGGTGCTATGAGAAAACTGGAGCCTGCGGGCAGCAAATGGCATATATTCGGATATATGGGCATTATAGGAAATGTTCTGCTCGTTATGTTTTACACTACTGTGGCAGGCTGGGGACTTGCATACATATATTATTCACTCACCGGAAGTTTTAGCGGACTTGAGCCACAAGAAGTAGGTAACTTTTTTGTGACATTCCTCAGTAACACTTTAGAAATAGTATTCTTGATGGCTCTTGTCGTATTCATTGGTTTCTGGGTTTGTTCAAAAGGACTTCAGAATGGAGCTGAGAAGGTTAGTAAAAATCTCATGGCAGGAATGATTCTAATTTTACTGATCCTTGTCTTTAAATCTGTAACTCTTCCGGGAGCATCTGCAGGAATTGACTTCTATCTGAAACCTGATTTCAGTCTGATAGGAAGAGAGGCTGTTTATGCAGCCATGGGACAGGCATTCTTCACATTAAGCGCAGGTGCAGGAGGAATGGCAATATTTGGAAGTTACATTGGAAAGGAGCGTTCACTTGTCGGAGAATCAATCAATGTAGTTGCACTGGATACTTCCATTGCCCTGCTTGCAGGACTTGTGATATTCCCTGCAGCTTTTGCTTTTGGAATAGATGCTGGCTCTGGGCCTGAACTCATTTTTATGACCCTGCCCAATATATTTAACCAGATGGTTGGAGGACTTATCTGGGGTGTTCTTTTCTTTGTGTTCCTTTCCTTTGCTGCAATGTCAACGGTTATAGCTATTTTTGAGAATATAATGGCATTCACAATTGATGAATGGGGATGGACACGCAAAAAAGCAGCTTTTGTTAATGCTATTGGAATCTTTATTCTTTCTTTGCCATGTGCACTTAGCTTCGGTCCACTAAGTAGTATACAACCTTTCGGACCTGGTAGTGGAATACTGGATCTTGAGGATTTTATCTTCAGTAATAATATTCTCCCAATTGGAGCTCTCTCAATAGTGATGTTCTGCACGCTAAAAATCGGATGGGGATGGAATAATTTCATAGAAGAGGCAAATACCGGAATGGGGAAGAAAATACCGGAATGGGTCAGTCCATATGCAAGATACATATTGCCTATTGTTGTTTTGATAATACTTGTTCAGGGATGGTTGAACCTATTTAAATAA